The Triticum urartu cultivar G1812 unplaced genomic scaffold, Tu2.1 TuUngrouped_contig_5759, whole genome shotgun sequence genome contains a region encoding:
- the LOC125529670 gene encoding putative nuclease HARBI1 isoform X1: MMEIDISVQEEEEEELDFCVVAMAYYLLNKERLPYGPRRAPMMTGLQWVEEKEKQPQIFYSMFRMRKFVFYSLHDILVEKYGLMSTCNMTSKEALAQFLWTMGSRQTTDNVADRFEHSRSTINKKFKEVLLCVYRMAGDYIQPKDRSFTQVHDSLTKTRFWPHFKHAIGAIDGTHIECVVPASEQPKYRNRKGSTTQNVMAICDFDMRFTFVVAGWPRSVHDTRVLNDAQVEYSYFPHPPDGKYYLVDSEYPNRVGYLAPYKEQRYHVPDFQQVPPRGRYETFNHLHSSLRNVIERSFGVLKMKWRILLGITRYKPATQTKIITACACLHNFIRESKLSDQHFDMVESGSYAHEESLSHHHAPIDDGTMGSIRDAIATSVFP, from the exons ATGATGGAG ATAGACATCTCTGTtcaggaggaagaggaggaggaactTGATTTTTGCGTTGTTGCAATGGCATATTATCTTCTAAACAAAGAGAGGCTGCCATATGGACCTAGAAGAGCGCCAATGATGACAGGATTGCAGTGGGTGGAAGAGAAGGAGAAGCAACCACAAATATTCTACTCTATGTTCAGAATGCGAAAGTTTGTGTTTTACTCACTTCATGACATTTTAGTTGAAAAGTATGGTTTAATGTCAACTTGCAACATGACAAGCAAAGAGGCATTAGCACAGTTCTTGTGGACTATGGGGTCACGCCAGACCACCGACAATGTTGCAGATCGATTTGAACATAGTCGGTCTACCATCAACAAAAAATTTAAGGAGGTCTTGTTGTGTGTGTACCGTATGGCCGGTGATTACATTCAACCCAAAGATCGATCTTTCACCCAAGTTCATGACTCGCTTACAAAAACAAGATTTTGGCCTCACTTCAAGCATGCCATTGGGGCAATAGATGGAACACATATTGAATGTGTTGTGCCTGCAAGTGAGCAACCCAAGTATCGCAACAGAAAAGGTTCGACAACTCAGAATGTCATGGCGATTTGCGATTTTGATATGAGATTTACGTTTGTTGTTGCTGGATGGCCTAGATCTGTTCATGACACACGTGTACTCAATGATGCACAAGTTGAATATTCCTACTTTCCACACCCTCCAGACG GCAAATATTATCTTGTTGACTCTGAATATCCAAACAGAGTTGGATATCTAGCACCATACAAAGAACAACGCTACCATGTACCCGATTTCCAACAAGTACCACCACGAGGAAGATATGAGACCTTCAATCATCTACATTCATCACTACGGAATGTCATTGAACGATCGTTCGGTGTTCTAAAGATGAAATGGAGAATCCTCCTCGGCATCACCCGGTACAAACCTGCTACGCAAACAAAGATCATTACTGCATGCGCGTGTCTTCATAACTTCATTCGTGAGAGCAAACTAAGTGATCAACATTTTGACATGGTTGAGAGTGGATCTTATGCTCATGAGGAGAGCCTTTCTCATCACCATGCACCCATTGATGATGGTACTATGGGTTCCATCCGTGATGCTATTGCTACAAGTGTTTTCCCTTGA
- the LOC125529669 gene encoding equilibrative nucleotide transporter 3-like, which translates to MGLEVAGGGEAAVKGKFWGIVVCFFLGNGSLFAWNSMLTIEDYYVSLFPNYHPTRVLTLVYQPFAFGLTCFFAYYEATMNTRKRNLAGFALFFLSSFALILLDVGTKGHGGIPAYIGVCIISAFFGTSDALVQGGLVGDLSLMCPEFIQSFLSGLAASGVITSALRLITKAAFENSQNGLRNGAMLFFSVTCMFELACLLLYAFVFPKLPIVKYYRQKAASEGSKTVGSDLAAAGIKTDQDRQVEEDPQKHERLSTKELLMQNIDYALDIFLIYVLTLSIFPGFLSEDTGSHGLGTWYALVLITMYNVLDLIGRYLPLIKCLKLTNRKGLMVAILARFLFIPAFYFTAKYGDQGYMIFLTSFLGLTNGYLTVCVLAEAPNGYKGPEQNALGNVLVVCLLGGIFSGVVLDWMWLIGKGW; encoded by the exons ATGGGCCTCGAGGTAGCAGGTGGCGGGGAAGCTGCAGTTAAG GGGAAGTTCTGGGGTATAGTTGTCTGTTTTTTCTTGGGAAATGGAAGCCTATTTGCCTGGAACAGTATGCTTACCATCGAGGATTACTATGTCTCTCTGTTCCCG AATTACCATCCGACAAGAGTTCTTACACTAGTATACCAGCCTTTTGCCTTTGGACTCACCTGCTTCTTTGCATACTATGAAGCAACGATGAACACGAGGAAGAGAAATCTAGCTGGTTTTGCACTTTTCTTCCTTAGCTCTTTCGCGTTAATATTG CTGGACGTTGGTACTAAAGGACATGGTGGAATTCCAGCATACATTGGTGTATGCATAATCAGTGCCTTTTTTGGGACATCTGATGCTCTTGTTCAAGGTGGCTTGGTTGGCGACCTTTCTTTGATGTGCCCGGAGTTCATTCAG TCCTTCCTGTCAGGCTTGGCTGCATCAGGAGTTATAACATCAGCTTTGAGACTAATTACAAAGGCAGCTTTCGAGAACTCACAAAATGGTCTTCGAAATGGAGCTA TGCTATTCTTCTCGGTAACATGCATGTTCGAGCTAGCTTGCCTCCTCCTATATGCATTTGTCTTTCCCAAATTACCCATCGTGAAGTACTACCGCCAAAAGGCAGCCTCTGAAGGGAGCAAGACTGTTGGCAGCGACCTTGCTGCTGCAGGAATCAAAACTGATCAAGATAGGCAGG TTGAGGAGGATCCCCAAAAGCACGAACGTTTAAGCACCAAGGAGCTGCTGATGCAGAATATTGACTATGCTTTGGATATCTTCCTGATATACGTCTTGACTCTATCAATCTTCCCTGGATTTTTATCCGAAGATACTGGATCACATGGCCTGGGAACATG GTACGCGCTTGTGCTGATCACGATGTACAATGTGCTAGATCTGATTGGTAGGTACCTACCACTGATCAAATGCCTGAAGCTGACGAACCGGAAGGGCCTGATGGTTGCCATCTTGGCGCGCTTCCTGTTCATCCCTGCGTTCTACTTCACGGCCAAGTATGGCGACCAAGGGTACATGATCTTCCTCACGTCCTTTCTGGGACTGACCAACGGCTACCTCACCGTGTGCGTCCTCGCCGAAGCGCCAAATGGGTACAAG GGGCCAGAGCAGAATGCTCTGGGGAACGTGCTCGTGGTGTGCCTCCTCGGCGGCATATTCTCCGGCGTCGTGCTCGACTGGATGTGGCTGATAGGCAAGGGCTGGTAG
- the LOC125529670 gene encoding putative nuclease HARBI1 isoform X2 — protein sequence MAYYLLNKERLPYGPRRAPMMTGLQWVEEKEKQPQIFYSMFRMRKFVFYSLHDILVEKYGLMSTCNMTSKEALAQFLWTMGSRQTTDNVADRFEHSRSTINKKFKEVLLCVYRMAGDYIQPKDRSFTQVHDSLTKTRFWPHFKHAIGAIDGTHIECVVPASEQPKYRNRKGSTTQNVMAICDFDMRFTFVVAGWPRSVHDTRVLNDAQVEYSYFPHPPDGKYYLVDSEYPNRVGYLAPYKEQRYHVPDFQQVPPRGRYETFNHLHSSLRNVIERSFGVLKMKWRILLGITRYKPATQTKIITACACLHNFIRESKLSDQHFDMVESGSYAHEESLSHHHAPIDDGTMGSIRDAIATSVFP from the exons ATGGCATATTATCTTCTAAACAAAGAGAGGCTGCCATATGGACCTAGAAGAGCGCCAATGATGACAGGATTGCAGTGGGTGGAAGAGAAGGAGAAGCAACCACAAATATTCTACTCTATGTTCAGAATGCGAAAGTTTGTGTTTTACTCACTTCATGACATTTTAGTTGAAAAGTATGGTTTAATGTCAACTTGCAACATGACAAGCAAAGAGGCATTAGCACAGTTCTTGTGGACTATGGGGTCACGCCAGACCACCGACAATGTTGCAGATCGATTTGAACATAGTCGGTCTACCATCAACAAAAAATTTAAGGAGGTCTTGTTGTGTGTGTACCGTATGGCCGGTGATTACATTCAACCCAAAGATCGATCTTTCACCCAAGTTCATGACTCGCTTACAAAAACAAGATTTTGGCCTCACTTCAAGCATGCCATTGGGGCAATAGATGGAACACATATTGAATGTGTTGTGCCTGCAAGTGAGCAACCCAAGTATCGCAACAGAAAAGGTTCGACAACTCAGAATGTCATGGCGATTTGCGATTTTGATATGAGATTTACGTTTGTTGTTGCTGGATGGCCTAGATCTGTTCATGACACACGTGTACTCAATGATGCACAAGTTGAATATTCCTACTTTCCACACCCTCCAGACG GCAAATATTATCTTGTTGACTCTGAATATCCAAACAGAGTTGGATATCTAGCACCATACAAAGAACAACGCTACCATGTACCCGATTTCCAACAAGTACCACCACGAGGAAGATATGAGACCTTCAATCATCTACATTCATCACTACGGAATGTCATTGAACGATCGTTCGGTGTTCTAAAGATGAAATGGAGAATCCTCCTCGGCATCACCCGGTACAAACCTGCTACGCAAACAAAGATCATTACTGCATGCGCGTGTCTTCATAACTTCATTCGTGAGAGCAAACTAAGTGATCAACATTTTGACATGGTTGAGAGTGGATCTTATGCTCATGAGGAGAGCCTTTCTCATCACCATGCACCCATTGATGATGGTACTATGGGTTCCATCCGTGATGCTATTGCTACAAGTGTTTTCCCTTGA